From a region of the Myxococcaceae bacterium JPH2 genome:
- a CDS encoding aldo/keto reductase family protein — translation MNFRHLGRSGLVVSEISFGNWLTHGNQVEEDAALACVRAALDVGITTFDTADVYADTKAESVLGRALKGERRAGYELFTKVFWPTGPGKNDRGLSRKHVLESIDGSLRRLQTDYVDLYQAHRYDPTTPLEETMLAFADIVRQGKALYIGVSEWTAEQIHAGAKLARELRIPFISNQPQYSMLWRVIESQVIPVSDAEGMGQIVWSPLAQGVLTGKYRPGQPPPAGSRARDSKGAGFIGHFLTDDVLTRVQQLQPIAKDAGLTMAQLAVAWVLQNPSVSSAIIGASRPEQVHDNVKASGVKLDAEVRQRIDTVLGPAIVRTAPPQ, via the coding sequence ATGAACTTCCGCCACCTTGGACGCAGTGGGCTCGTCGTCAGCGAGATCTCCTTCGGCAACTGGTTGACCCATGGGAACCAGGTCGAGGAGGACGCCGCCCTCGCGTGCGTGCGCGCGGCCCTCGACGTGGGCATCACCACGTTCGACACGGCGGACGTGTACGCGGACACGAAGGCGGAGTCGGTGCTCGGCCGCGCGCTCAAGGGCGAGCGCCGCGCCGGCTACGAGCTGTTCACCAAGGTCTTCTGGCCCACGGGCCCGGGGAAGAATGACCGGGGCCTGTCCCGCAAGCACGTCCTCGAGTCCATCGATGGCTCGCTGCGCCGGCTCCAGACGGACTACGTGGACCTCTATCAGGCCCACCGCTATGACCCGACCACGCCGCTGGAGGAGACGATGCTCGCCTTCGCGGACATCGTGCGCCAGGGCAAGGCGCTCTACATCGGCGTCTCGGAGTGGACCGCGGAGCAGATCCACGCCGGCGCGAAGCTGGCCCGCGAGCTGCGCATCCCCTTCATCTCCAATCAGCCGCAGTACTCCATGCTCTGGCGGGTGATTGAGTCGCAGGTCATCCCCGTCTCGGACGCGGAGGGGATGGGGCAGATTGTCTGGTCCCCGCTCGCGCAGGGCGTGCTCACGGGCAAGTACCGCCCGGGCCAGCCGCCTCCCGCGGGCAGCCGCGCGCGCGACTCGAAGGGCGCGGGCTTCATCGGGCACTTCCTCACCGACGACGTGCTCACCCGCGTGCAGCAGCTCCAGCCCATCGCGAAGGATGCGGGCCTCACCATGGCGCAGCTCGCGGTCGCGTGGGTGCTCCAGAACCCGAGCGTGAGTTCGGCCATCATCGGCGCGTCGCGCCCCGAGCAGGTGCACGACAACGTGAAGGCCAGCGGCGTGAAGCTGGACGCGGAGGTGCGCCAGCGCATCGACACGGTGCTCGGCCCCGCCATCGTGCGCACCGCCCCCCCGCAGTAG